ATTCCACACCCTGCGCGTACAGCCGCCGGCCGGCAACTTCTACACCACCGACATGCTGCTGCAGCTCGGCGAGAGCTGGGAGAAATGGGGTTCGGGCCTGGTCACCTTCCACGGCCAGACCGGCAACATCATGTTCATCGGCGCCACCACCGAAAACACCCAGCACTTCTTCGACGAGATCAACGAGTATGGCTGGGACCTCGGCGGCGCCGGCCCCTGCGTGCGCACCGCCATGTCCTGCGTCGGCGCTGCCCGCTGCGAGATGTCCTGCTGCCATGAGCACGGCATCCAGCGCTGGATGGTGAACAACTTCACCGACGACGTGCATCGTCCGGCCCTGCCCTATAAGTTCAAGTTCAAGGTCTCGGGCTGCCCGAACGACTGCCAGAACGCCATCGAGCGCGCCGACTTCGCGATCATCGGCACCTGGCGCGACGAGATGAAGATCGACCAGGAAGGTGTCAAGTACTACCTCGGCAAGAAGGGCCGCCAGTACCTCATCGACAACGTGATCACGCGTTGCCCGACCAAGGCGATCAGCCTGAACGACGACGACACCATCACGGTGAACAACCACGAGTGCGTGCGCTGCATGCACTGCCTGAACGTGATGCCGAAGGCCCTGCATCCCGGCGACGACAAGGGTGTCACCATCCTGATCGGCGGCAAGCGCACCCTGAAGATCGGCGACCTGATGGGCACCGTGGTGATCCCGTTCAAGAAGCTGGAGACCGAGGAAGACTACGAGAGCCTGCAGGAGATGGCCGAGGAAATCATCGATTTCTGGGCCGAGAACGGCCTCGAACACGAGCGCTGCGGCGAGATGATCGAGCGCATCGGCCTGGTTAACTTCCTCGAGGGCATCGGCGTCGACGTCGACCCGAACATGGTCAACAACCCGCGCCAGTGCTCCTACGTGCGCATGGATGGTTGGGACGAGGAAGCCGAGAAGTGGTTCACGCGCAAGGCAGAGGAACAGGCCGCGTCCGCCTAAACCGGCTCAACAGTTAAAACAGATCCGACAATCCCGGCGTAACAGCCGGGATTTGTTGAAAAACTTGAAAAGATTTTCAGGAGAATCACATGGCACAAGATATGCGTTCGCCGATCGAATCCGGCTGCCCCGACGGGTTCCAGTACATGCATCCGGTAATGCGGAAGAACTACGGCCAGTGGGCCTATCACGAGGATCCGCAGCCGGGCGTACTGCTGCACGTTTCCCATAACGGCGACAAGATCTGGACCGTGCGCGCCGGCACCCAGCGCATCCTTGACCTGTTCACCCTGCGCAAGCTGTGCGAGATCGGTGACAAGTACGGCGATGGCTATGTCCGTTTCACCATCCGCAGCAACATCGAGTACATGGTCGCCGACGAGGCCAAGGTCCAGCCGCTGATCAAGGCGCTGACGGACGCCGGCTTCATCGTGGGCGGCACCCGCAACTCCGTGGCCATGCTGTCGCACACCCAGGGCTGGCTGCACTGCGACATCCCGGGCACCGACGCCTCCGGCGTGGTGAAATCCATGATGGACGAGCTGATCGACGAGTTCAAAGGCTGGAACATGCCGAACCGGGTGCACATCACCACCTCCTGCTGCCAGATCAACTGCGGCGGCCAGGGCGACATCGCCATCAACGTGCAGCACACCAAGCCGCCGAAGATCAACCATGACCTGGTGTCCAACGTCTGCGAGCGCCCGTCGGTCGTCGCGCGCTGCCCGGTCGCGGCCATCCGTCCCGCGCTGGTGAACGGCAAGCCGTCGCTGGAAGTGGACGAGAAGAAGTGCATCTGCTGCGGCGCCTGCTTCCCGCCCTGCCCGCCCATGCAGATCAACGACGCCGAGCATTCCAAGCTGTCGATCTGGGTCGGCGGCAACCACTCCAACGCCCGCGGCAAGCCGACCTTCCAGAAGCTGGTCGCCTCCGGCATCCCGAACAACCCGCCGCGCTGGCCGGAAGCCACCGCCGTGGTCAAGAAGATCCTCAAGATCTACAAGGAAGACGCCAAGGACTGGGAGCGCATCAACGACTGGATCGAGCGCATCGGCTGGCCGCGCTTCTTCGAGAAGACCGGGCTGCCGTTCACCAAGTACCACATCGACAACTGGCGTGGCGCGCGCGCGAGCCTGAACGCTTCTACCCATATCCGTTTCTGACCGAACAAGGGGATATGAATGAAGTTCACGATCCAGGTTAACGAGGGGCCCTATCAGCACCAGGCGGCGGATACGGCCTATCACTTCGTCAAGGCGGCCATCGAAAAAGGTCACGAGATATTCCGTATCTTTTTCTACCATGACGGCGTCAACAACGGCACGCGGCTGACCACGCCGCCACAGGACGATCGTAACATCGTCAACCGCTGGACCGAGCTGGCCCAGGCGCACAACATCGACATGGTGGTGTGTGTGGCCGCGGCCCAGCGCCGCGGCATCGTCGACGACGGTGAGGCGCAGCGCAACGGCAAGGACGCGACCAACATCGCCCCCGGCTTCCGTATCTCCGGACTGGGGCAGCTGATCGAAGGCGGCATCCAGAGCGATCGGCTGATCGTGTTCGGCGACTGAGCGGGAGAGTGCAATGTCCGATATCAAGAAGATGATGTATGTAAACCGCAAGGCACCCTACGGCACGATCTATGCCTGGGAGTCGCTGGAGGTCGTGCTGATCGGCGCCGCCTTCGAGCAGGATGTCAGCCTGGCCTTCATGGACGACGGCGTATTCCAGCTGACCAAGGGTCAGAAAACCACCGGTATCGGCATGAAGAACTTCTCGCCGACCTACACCGCGCTGGGCGACTACGAGATCAACAAGATCTACGTGGAGAAGGAATCCCTCGAGGAACGCGGCCTGACGCTCGATGACCTGCAGCACCTGGTGTGGGAAGAC
The window above is part of the Pseudomonadota bacterium genome. Proteins encoded here:
- the dsrA gene encoding dissimilatory-type sulfite reductase subunit alpha, which produces MAKNTYPTPMLDELEHGPWPSFITGIKRLRDEHPDARINSMTNGLLGQLEHSYETRKGYWKGGTVSVYGYGGGIIPRFSEVAKAFPESKEFHTLRVQPPAGNFYTTDMLLQLGESWEKWGSGLVTFHGQTGNIMFIGATTENTQHFFDEINEYGWDLGGAGPCVRTAMSCVGAARCEMSCCHEHGIQRWMVNNFTDDVHRPALPYKFKFKVSGCPNDCQNAIERADFAIIGTWRDEMKIDQEGVKYYLGKKGRQYLIDNVITRCPTKAISLNDDDTITVNNHECVRCMHCLNVMPKALHPGDDKGVTILIGGKRTLKIGDLMGTVVIPFKKLETEEDYESLQEMAEEIIDFWAENGLEHERCGEMIERIGLVNFLEGIGVDVDPNMVNNPRQCSYVRMDGWDEEAEKWFTRKAEEQAASA
- the dsrB gene encoding dissimilatory-type sulfite reductase subunit beta, which codes for MAQDMRSPIESGCPDGFQYMHPVMRKNYGQWAYHEDPQPGVLLHVSHNGDKIWTVRAGTQRILDLFTLRKLCEIGDKYGDGYVRFTIRSNIEYMVADEAKVQPLIKALTDAGFIVGGTRNSVAMLSHTQGWLHCDIPGTDASGVVKSMMDELIDEFKGWNMPNRVHITTSCCQINCGGQGDIAINVQHTKPPKINHDLVSNVCERPSVVARCPVAAIRPALVNGKPSLEVDEKKCICCGACFPPCPPMQINDAEHSKLSIWVGGNHSNARGKPTFQKLVASGIPNNPPRWPEATAVVKKILKIYKEDAKDWERINDWIERIGWPRFFEKTGLPFTKYHIDNWRGARASLNASTHIRF
- the tusD gene encoding sulfurtransferase complex subunit TusD, producing MKFTIQVNEGPYQHQAADTAYHFVKAAIEKGHEIFRIFFYHDGVNNGTRLTTPPQDDRNIVNRWTELAQAHNIDMVVCVAAAQRRGIVDDGEAQRNGKDATNIAPGFRISGLGQLIEGGIQSDRLIVFGD
- the tusC gene encoding sulfurtransferase complex subunit TusC, producing MSDIKKMMYVNRKAPYGTIYAWESLEVVLIGAAFEQDVSLAFMDDGVFQLTKGQKTTGIGMKNFSPTYTALGDYEINKIYVEKESLEERGLTLDDLQHLVWEDEDEDYAEKDSIRLVTRAELADVLAEQDVLFNF